In one window of Cydia fagiglandana chromosome 1, ilCydFagi1.1, whole genome shotgun sequence DNA:
- the LOC134665069 gene encoding protein FAM151A isoform X4, whose translation MFLQILVLLAVSGDVQMLEADIVLGQLIGKEGPPIPVMAHPPATTSDLSLGDFLSIVAQHNKGIAKDKQKGVKLDFKSIEAFEKAQDLIARFSKPEDSQARTTDAPCSPCSRRDFSAAKSPEMSAQNDSVTFPVWLNADILPGPVAATTKPLDPEKFIKLASNHPRAVLSVGWTTRYGGNITEGEYTRQQIGTMLRMVNALKVNQTITFPVRAGLASNSQPVILDLLRETRALGSSVTVWSAEGDAVAVERLRALILTVGLEHTYLDVPAELAARLQLPAPPATRTQKSHN comes from the exons GCGATGTGCAGATGCTGGAAGCAGACATAGTACTGGGCCAGCTGATCGGAAAGGAAGGCCCGCCGATTCCCGTGATGGCGCACCCCCCGGCCACGACCTCCGACCTGTCTCTCGGGGACTTCTTGTCCATAGTGGCGCAGCACAACAAGGGCATCGCCAAGGACAAGCAGAAGGGCGTCAAGTTGGACTTTAAGAGCATCGAGGCGTTTGAAAAAGCACAAGACTTAATAGCACGGTTTAGTAAGCCTGAG GACTCGCAGGCGCGCACCACCGACGCGCCTTGCTCGCCCTGCTCGCGAAGAGATTTCTCTGCCGCTAAAAGTCCTGAGATGAGCGCGCAAAATGATTCG GTAACTTTCCCCGTATGGCTGAACGCGGACATCCTGCCGGGCCCCGTAGCCGCCACGACCAAGCCGCTGGACCCCGAGAAATTCATCAAGTTGGCCTCGAACCACCCGCGCGCCGTGCTCTCCGTGGGCTGGACCACGCGGTACGGCGGCAACATCACCGAGGGCGAGTACACGAGGCAGCAGATCGGGACCATGCTGAGGATGGTCAATGCGCTTAAAGTTAACCAGACTATCACGTTCCCT GTCCGCGCCGGCCTCGCATCCAACAGCCAGCCGGTGATCCTGGACCTGCTGCGGGAGACGCGCGCGCTGGGCTCCTCCGTGACGGTGTGGTCGGCGGAGGGCGACGCGGTGGCGGTGGAGCGGCTCCGCGCCCTCATCCTCACGGTCGGCCTGGAACACACCTACTTGGACGTGCCCGCGGAGCTGGCCGCGCGGCTGCAGCTACCCGCACCGCCCGCCACCCGCACCCAGAAGTCCCACAACTAG